The Helicobacter kayseriensis DNA window ATTAAGAAGAAGCAGAAAACTTTTTGTGATTTTCTAGACAAAAAGCGACTTCGGTAGGAGTTTCAAAAAGGTATGGCCCTTTCTGAGAAAACCATCTTTCTTGTGGCAGGCTTACAATTTATGTTCGCACGAGATTTGGGGGTTGCGATTGAGTATGTTGGAAGTCCAGATACTAAAGGAATCAATACTGAACTTGCTTTCCGATTCTAAAAATCGAAGAGCAATCACTTCAAGATATAAAACTCCTTGATCATCTCTCCCCCCCTTTTTTTTCACACCTAATTGTTATTGGGATTTTTGAGTTGAATCTCTAAGGATAGCTTGCATCATTTGCTTGATTTTTTCAATAAGTTTTTGGTTTTTGATCTGATATCGCTGAGCAAGCTCTTGAATATCGATTGCAGAAACAAATACCTTTCCTTCTTTTTGATAAACCGCGATTCGCAAAGGCAACTCTAATCCAATTGCTTGATTTTCTTGCATCAGCAAAGTCCCAGCCTTTGGATTCCCAAAAACAACTACAACAGTAGGATCAAGCTTTAAATTGACTTCTTGTGCGTTTTTAGAATGATCAAATTCTGCAAAAATTATCCCCCCTCTTGTTTGAATATTTTGCTTCAATTTTTGCAAAGTTGTTTGAAAATCAAATTCACTGATCATTTGGGCATTTGCCAATCCAATACAAATCATCATAATCATCAATCCACGGAACATCTTTCCCTCCTAAATTTTTTCCTTTAGCAGTTGATTAACTCTTGCTGGACTTGCTCCTTTGGCATTCTTCATCACTTGCCCAACGAAGAATCCAAACAACTTGTCTTTTCCGCTTTTGTATTCTTCGACTTTGTCAGCATTACTCTTCAGCACCTCGTTAATCACTTGCAAAATCATTGTATCATCATTCACTTGCTCCAATCCCATTGAAACAATCAAATGATCCACATCTCCTCCCTTTTGCTCAACCAAAACATCTAGAATCTCTTTTGCACTTTTTCCACTAATTTTTTCCTCACTGATGCGCTTGACTAAGGTTGCCAACATCTCGCTAGAAATTCCGCAATTCATAATATTGATTTCCCCCTTTAATCTTCCCAAAAGCTCTGTTGTAAGCCAAGTTACAGATCCTTTTGGACTGGCTCCATATTCAAGCATCTTTTCAAAATACTCACTTAGCTCTAAAGAACTGATTAAAACCTCAGCATCGCTTTCTTTGATTCCAAAATCACGCACATATCGCTCTTTCTTTTCATCGGGCAATTCTTTGATTTGCATTCCCTCTTGCATCAATGCCTCATCAATAAAAACAGGCAACAAATCTGGATCAGCAAAATAACGATAATCTGCAGCCTCTTCTTTCCCTCTCATTGATCGTGTTACGCCCTTATTTGTATCAAACAAGCGTGTCTCTTGCACCACTTCTCTCTCATAAACACCATCTTCCCAAGCCTCAATTTGTCTCTCTACCTCATATTCAATTGCCTTGGAAATAAACTTAAAACTATTAAGATTTTTAATCTCTACTCTTGTATAAAGTTTTTTATCCCCCTTTGGACGAATGGATACATTTGCATCGCAACGAAAACTTCCTTCTTGCATATTAGCATCTGAGATTCCAATAAAACGCACAATAGAGTGAAGCTTCTTAAGGTAAGCAATCGCTTCATCTGCACTACTCATATCTGGCTCACTGACAATTTCAAGCAATGGGGTGCAAGCTCGATTTAGATCAACTTTTGATATTTCTCCCTCATGAATATTCTTTCCCGCATCCTCTTCAAGATGAGCGCGAGTGATGCCAATCACTTTTTTCTCACCACAAACCTCAATCTCAATTTTTCCTTTCTCTACAATGGGAATTTCAAATTGACTGATTTGATAAGCTTTGGGTAAATCAGGATAAAAATAATTTTTGCGCGCAAAGATAGAATTTTGGTTGATTGTTGCATCCACAGCTTTAGCAAATGAAATCGCCTTTTTCACCGCTTCACGATTTAAAACCGGTAATGCACCAGGAAGACCCAAACAAGTAGGACATACATTTATATTTGGATCTTCTCCAAAAGAAGTAGCACAAGAACAAAAGATTTTAGTTTGTGTATTGAGTTGAACATGAACTTCAAGTCCAATAACAGTTTCAAATTTCATACTTTAACCCTTTCTGTTGAGTAATAAATTGATTTTATCAAACAAATCCTCTTTCCCACAAGCCCCACACGATCAAACAACATATAAACTAAAAGATATATGTATAACTCACCCCAATCAACCAAGTAGAAAGCTCACTTCTCCATTGGGTTTTCAAAATCTCTGATCGCAAAGGTATTTTGCTCTCCAATTCAAATCGATTGTTTTCAAAAAGCGTATAGGCAAATCCCAAAGAAAGAGAGGGGATACCATAATATTCACTGATTGTTTCTGTCCCATCATTGCTAAATTCTCCATAACCCACCCCTATTCCAAAACCACCAAAAACCCCAAAACTATGATTTTCTAAAACTACAAAATCATAAAGCAATTCAGCATAAAAATTAAAATTGAGACTCATTTTCGCATCAACAACAACATTTCTCTCTCCATCAAAAAATGTTTCAGAAAATTGATTTGACCAATCCCCCAAATGCGCATAGGCTCTGATTCCCAAATATTTTGTAAAGTAAAATTGATATCCCAATCGGAAAAAATATGCAAAAGCACCATCATAGAATCTCGCATTTCCTCCATTCCCACTTACCCACAATCGATCAACACTTCCACCAATCCCTGCACCAACCATAACTCCATTGCGATTACGCACAAATAATGGTTCAATATCTTCCCCCTCATACTCTACAATATTTTGAGGTTGCGGTGGAGGAGCCTGTACTTTTACAACTTGCTTTTTACGCGGAGGAAGCTTCATCTTATAGGGTTGCGTTTTTTGAAACATCATATCCTGTGTGATTGGACGCGATTGCCCAATACTTGGAACAATGACATTTTGGGTATTTCTTGTATCATTTCCAAATACTGGAGGATATACTCTGATGTTGAGCTGATCTCGATTTTTCTGTGATTGAGCAGATTGTGACACTGGAGGCAAAACAACAACATTGGGTCGATTCAGTTTTGATTGATTTTGCGTGGGAAGATTTTGCTGCTTAATAGAAATATCTACAGGAGATGATACTCTTGAAGCACTCTGAGAGCTTGGCTGAATCTTAACTCCAAGCTGAGATCGATGAGATGATGCCTGATTAGGTGCTGGAGCAACCGATGAATTAACTCTTCCTGAAGGATTTTGATTTGCATATCTTCCGCCCCTTGCATCAGATGGAGTAATATTGTAGTTAATTCCCCACATATAAAAGAAGCAACAAAAGGAAATAAAAATTACTCGCATATCCACTGAGCCATTTCAACAATTCGATTTGCATATCCCCACTCATTGTCATACCACCCCATAACTTTAAGATGTTTTCCAGCAAGCACAAAACTTAAATCTTTGGCCAAAATCACACTTAGAGGATTTCCGATAAAATCACTCGAAACCCCATAGTTATCATCAATTCCCAAAATATCTTTCATTTTGTTTTGCGCATAATTTTCAAAAAGATGCTGAATATAATCTATCTGCACATTCTGAGAAAGAGCTATATTCAGATCAATCATCGAAACATCTGCCACAGGAACACGTACGCTATGACCATGCATTTTTTCCCTCAATCGTGGCAAAACTCTATGCAAAGCCCTTGCTGATCCTGTGCTTGTAGGAATAATGTTGATACCTGCTGCCCTACTTCGTCTCTTATCGCTTCGATGGGCATTATCAAGCAGATTCTGATCGCTTGTATAAGAATGAATTGTTGTCAAAATTCCACTTTCAATCCCAATATGATCATCTAAAATCTTGCAAATAGGTGCAATTGCGTTTGTTGTGCAAGAAGCATTAGAGATAATCTTCTCTCCTGAGTAACCATGATGATTGACTCCCAAAACAAATGTTGGCATATCATCCACAGATGGTGCAGAAAGAATAACTCTTCTAGCTCCCTTATCCAAATGATGCGCAATTGCCTCTTGTGATAGAAATTTTCCACTTGCCTCAATTACAACATCCACTTCTCCAAAATCAAGTTCTTGAGAATCTTTCGCATTCAAAAGTTCAATTTTGTGATCCCCAATTTGTAACCACCCTTCTTGCAGTTGCACTTCATGCTGCAATTGCCCATGCACACTGTCTCTTTGAAATAAATAACAAAGGATTTCCCATGATGCAATATCATTGATCTTTACTAGCTTAACATTTGGAGTCTGTAAAATCACCCTTGCAATGCTTCGACCAAGCCTCCCAAATCCATTTAATGCTATCTTCAAGCTATCTCCATTTTTGTTTTATTAAAATTAAAGCAAAAATCACTCCCTTTTAATGATTAAAAACACTTAGATGCCGAGATTATAGAGATTAACAAATCAAAAAACAAAATATTGTATGATTTGGCGCATTTTTTTAACAAAGGAGAAAAAATGGGTCTTTATGATCGAGAGTATACGCAATCTTATGATCGTACTCAAGCGCTTGATAATGCTCTTGTAAGCTTTGTCAAAACAACATACAAAATCTTTGCAGGAAGCCTTTTGCTTGGAACATTGGGGGCTCTTTTAGGCTTTATGTTTTTTGAAGTCACCATTGCCTATCGATGGGCTTTTTTTATTGCTGAACTTGTGGCATTTTTTGGATTAATGTTTTCAAGAGGCAAGCCAGGTCTCAATCTCTTGATGCTTTTTGCATTTACAACATTAAGCGGTATTACATTGGTTCCATTATTGAGCTTTGTAATCACTCAAAGTGGTGTTGGAGCAGTTGCTCAAGCTCTTGGCATGACAACAATCATCTTTGGGGTTATGAGTATTTATGCAATCAAAACAAAAAATGATCTTGCTAATATGGGCAAAATGCTTTTTATTGCTTTAATTGTTGTCTTTGTTTGCTCAATTGTCAATATTTTCTTAGGCTCACCTGCACTTCAAACTATCATTGCAGGAGTAGGAGCAGTTTTATTTAGTCTGTATGTTGCTTATGATACGCAAAATATTATAAAGGGAGCATATCAAAGTCCTGTAGATGCAGCGGTTTCGTTATATCTAGACTTTCTTAATATTTTCGTTTCACTTTTGCAGCTCTTTGGGCTTTTGGGGAACAATCGAGAATAAAAATCAATGGAGGGGGGTGGACTTTATCAATACCACTCTTTAATGAGATGAAGAATATAGAGAATATTGAATCTGATAATAATCAAAATCTTCTAAAATTTTATCCTGCATTTTTTTATCATTAAGAAAAACAACGAGCTGAATCACTTCATTTGTTTTGTAATAAGCATACTCAATTTTACTCTCAATCAAAATTTGATTAATGCAAAAAAATCTATATTCGCTTAAGTCTTTAATAAAGATGCGCAA harbors:
- a CDS encoding DUF302 domain-containing protein, giving the protein MFRGLMIMMICIGLANAQMISEFDFQTTLQKLKQNIQTRGGIIFAEFDHSKNAQEVNLKLDPTVVVVFGNPKAGTLLMQENQAIGLELPLRIAVYQKEGKVFVSAIDIQELAQRYQIKNQKLIEKIKQMMQAILRDSTQKSQ
- the gatB gene encoding Asp-tRNA(Asn)/Glu-tRNA(Gln) amidotransferase subunit GatB, which produces MKFETVIGLEVHVQLNTQTKIFCSCATSFGEDPNINVCPTCLGLPGALPVLNREAVKKAISFAKAVDATINQNSIFARKNYFYPDLPKAYQISQFEIPIVEKGKIEIEVCGEKKVIGITRAHLEEDAGKNIHEGEISKVDLNRACTPLLEIVSEPDMSSADEAIAYLKKLHSIVRFIGISDANMQEGSFRCDANVSIRPKGDKKLYTRVEIKNLNSFKFISKAIEYEVERQIEAWEDGVYEREVVQETRLFDTNKGVTRSMRGKEEAADYRYFADPDLLPVFIDEALMQEGMQIKELPDEKKERYVRDFGIKESDAEVLISSLELSEYFEKMLEYGASPKGSVTWLTTELLGRLKGEINIMNCGISSEMLATLVKRISEEKISGKSAKEILDVLVEQKGGDVDHLIVSMGLEQVNDDTMILQVINEVLKSNADKVEEYKSGKDKLFGFFVGQVMKNAKGASPARVNQLLKEKI
- a CDS encoding outer membrane beta-barrel protein; this translates as MWGINYNITPSDARGGRYANQNPSGRVNSSVAPAPNQASSHRSQLGVKIQPSSQSASRVSSPVDISIKQQNLPTQNQSKLNRPNVVVLPPVSQSAQSQKNRDQLNIRVYPPVFGNDTRNTQNVIVPSIGQSRPITQDMMFQKTQPYKMKLPPRKKQVVKVQAPPPQPQNIVEYEGEDIEPLFVRNRNGVMVGAGIGGSVDRLWVSGNGGNARFYDGAFAYFFRLGYQFYFTKYLGIRAYAHLGDWSNQFSETFFDGERNVVVDAKMSLNFNFYAELLYDFVVLENHSFGVFGGFGIGVGYGEFSNDGTETISEYYGIPSLSLGFAYTLFENNRFELESKIPLRSEILKTQWRSELSTWLIGVSYTYIF
- the gap gene encoding type I glyceraldehyde-3-phosphate dehydrogenase, whose amino-acid sequence is MKIALNGFGRLGRSIARVILQTPNVKLVKINDIASWEILCYLFQRDSVHGQLQHEVQLQEGWLQIGDHKIELLNAKDSQELDFGEVDVVIEASGKFLSQEAIAHHLDKGARRVILSAPSVDDMPTFVLGVNHHGYSGEKIISNASCTTNAIAPICKILDDHIGIESGILTTIHSYTSDQNLLDNAHRSDKRRSRAAGINIIPTSTGSARALHRVLPRLREKMHGHSVRVPVADVSMIDLNIALSQNVQIDYIQHLFENYAQNKMKDILGIDDNYGVSSDFIGNPLSVILAKDLSFVLAGKHLKVMGWYDNEWGYANRIVEMAQWICE
- a CDS encoding Bax inhibitor-1/YccA family protein; the protein is MGLYDREYTQSYDRTQALDNALVSFVKTTYKIFAGSLLLGTLGALLGFMFFEVTIAYRWAFFIAELVAFFGLMFSRGKPGLNLLMLFAFTTLSGITLVPLLSFVITQSGVGAVAQALGMTTIIFGVMSIYAIKTKNDLANMGKMLFIALIVVFVCSIVNIFLGSPALQTIIAGVGAVLFSLYVAYDTQNIIKGAYQSPVDAAVSLYLDFLNIFVSLLQLFGLLGNNRE